The sequence CGACACTGACGGAATTTACAGACTTAAATTAGGTGAACGTGCTGATTTAGATAGTTATTACGCACGTAAAGTTGCGGAAGCAGAAGAGAAAGGTCATTCTGATCTTGTAGCTACTTGGGCACTTTTAGACTTGCCAAAAGATGCTGAATTGCTTAACCGTCTCTTAAAGGATACAACTTACCTTGAAACATATCTTAAAAAGCATCTTGAAAAATAAAAAATTGATCTTATTTAAAATTTTTGCATCTTCCATGTGTCCTTTTAAATAAGTTGTATAAGTAAGAAAAGAATAAATTAACTGTTTTTGGTAGCGATATATGATGACTTAGTTAGCATATATCGCTGCTGATCTGATTTAGAGTTGGGCGTATAGGCTCTGCTCCCTCCCAGACCAGAGGGCTATACCCCAACTGTGAATCAGATCGAAATTCAACTCTATGGTCTACCTGACATAGAGTTTTAATTTGCTTAAATTTATGATATTAGTCCCTATTATGTCCTTTTAATTAATTAGTGGTGAAAGAAAGGTAAAAAATTTAAAGGAGGGTTCAGGTAGATGATTGAGAATCTACAGAGAATGTCACAACTTATTTCATTAGCTATCCAGTTTGATTTACTGAACAGTACATTAGCCTCTGGTGATACCGATTCTGCATATTCGAAGTTGGCTGACATTTTCGACAAAGACAAACTCGCTGAGTTCGATGTGATCGAATCGGAAACCGAGCGCATGGAAAAGATTAAGCAATTTTGTACTTTAGCTATACTCAAGACTGTTGCCGGGATTAACAGGTTATCTGTTCTCAGTCAGGGTAATGCTATTTTGAATGTTGCGGAAAACGATGATCCTCCTGAACTCAAAAACTTACTGATATCTTTAGCTCTGGAAATCACTGGTGACAGACTTGAACTTAACAAATCTGTCGAGGTGTATGAAAAAATCATTGCAGGTGAGATCTCGACAGAGAAGGAATTACTCACATATATTGGAAAGGGGTAAACTGATGTTAACTCACAACACTAATGATACATACACTCCTGCTGAGTTGGACCAGGTACTAATTCAGCTTATGCGTGAGGTTAGGGAATATCCTCCTGCAGTTGTGCCAATCGTAACGTGGAAATTTGATAAACAAAAAGGAGAGTTTGTCGATGTCTAAAACTAACCCTGAGTATATAAAGAACGGTCTAGAAGTAGAGGTCACATTTTACAGAGAATCCGGCAAGTATTACACGCACGGTAACGTAAACATTGGTGACGTTAGGATGCATCACGGAAACCGAGAATTTATGCAGGCTATTATTGATAATCAGCAGCTTATGTCCGGTAACTCTTGGGTCGGAGAATATCACGTAGTAACAAGAGATACGGACGATAATTGGAAGCACCGTGATTATCACGAATTCTCTAACGCAATCTTCCCTGCAGAACGATGGATCGGACTGAGAGTTTAACTCGTTAAATTATCCTTAACTATACTGTATATAGAGAAATAGGAGGTTAGGTTAATGGATGAATTTGACGGAAAGCCTGTGCCAGAGGGCAAACGTGTAGAACACTGCAACTTTTGTGGTGAGGAAACGCTTGTTGATGATGTTGACTGGGAAGTAATAATTTGCGAAGATAAAGAATGTTATAACCTCTATTTACGTGGATTAAACCATTATATTTAATATACAGCCAGAACTTAGTGACCAACTCTGCTCTGGCTGATTTTGTAATCTTTAGTAATTCGCTAGGAGTATATAGTAGTAAATTACAGGAGGAGGTTAGAAAATGACAGCAAAGTTTTACGTTAATACTGATGGGCATCAGACTAATATTGAGAACCTTTACATATCATCTCATAAGGGTGGCTTCTTATTACATGCAGTAGGATTCGACAAAGAGTTTGAGTACTGTGTATGGGCACGACCTGAAGCTGTGCTATATAATGAAGACGCACGCGAGTATTATTCAGAGCACCCAATCACGGAGAATTCAACTGGTGAACAGTTCTTCTGGTTCTTGCTTGCACTACCTGATGATATGAATATGGCAAATTTCGGACCCAACTATCCTAGTTGGCCTTATCTTCGCGTAGTACGAACTATTTACGACGGTGAAGAAACACTTCATAATACGGATGGTCTTATCGGTTGGTAAACTTACGGGAGCAGGTGCAACTTGGAAACTTGGAATGTTAACAATCAAAACAATAACCAGTATAATGTGCAAGAGGGTCCTGGCGGATATGACGGTTATGTCAATCATCGTGACCCTAATTTCATGCGTAAACGAGATTGGATCCTGGTACTCATCCTCAACGCTATTCCTATTGTCGGATTTATCATGATGCTGATTTGGGCTTTCTCATCCAGCGATAACATGACACGAAAAAATTTCGCAAGGGCTAATCTGATTATGTCACTGGCCTATGTGGCTATTGTAATTATCGCATACTTCGGTATGTTTACACTTTTATATTCGGCATATAATCTCTAGTAGGAGGTACTTCATGTGTTCAAGATTGGCAATTTCGATGTACCCATAGACGATAAAGGCAGTTATTTTAGATATAACGGGGAAAATATTCCAGGAGTATTTTACTCTATCGGGGATAATAGACTTGCAAGTATGCTCAAACTTACGCTTTGGGACGAGGAATTCGGTATCACTGCTGCTAAGGCACATTGGAAAGTGCAATTATCACGGCTAATAGATTTAGGCATAATCCTAAATCATGATTTACTTACCTTTGATGAAGATCGACAGCTCAAAGATGCGGGTATATTCCGAGGTGGGAAGTTAGACTTCGCTACAGAAGGGTATTATTGTTCCTATATGCTGAATGACCCTAATCGACCAGTTCAATTCTCTGGAGTGTTTGATATTGATCCGGCACGTATACTGAATGTTTTCGTTGAAAGTTATCCTAATGGTACTGCGGCACGAATCATAGAAATTAACTGAGAGGGGAAACCTTAAATGAGTTATTATCGACCTGATAATGTGCATCCGGGATCAGTAATTGTATTTCAACCCGAAGACACTAGTTTTTTGCCTGTGATTGCACTGGTAAAAAACTCTGATAATGACGGTGTGGAACTTGATATTGATGGTTCTTACGCATTTATTAACTACAACCAAATTATTCATCTGTACCTACCTTGCGAAGCAACTCTTAATCTAGTTGCAATGAAGCAGCAAGGTTAGCAATCTAAGGAGGAATTACATTGGTATTAAACGGAAATAACGCTTACCAGCATATTGTTGAAAGTATGGTTGACAAGAATCCAGGTTACTGGGAAACTTTCGTAATCGATGCTGACGACGGGGCTATTGATGTACTCTGTTTTCGAATTGATAATTTCGGTTTAAAAACTGAGACTCCTTACCGTAATGTCTTCGGTCAGGTCCAACTTCGAGTTAGAAAATAACAAAATTAACCTCACTCTATATGAGTGGGGTTTTTTAATTATAATTGTATCCCATAGACGTCCCTTTAATTAAGTGTATGTAGAGATAAGGAATACAAAAAACTAAGTGAATGGGGATATCAAAAATGTGTGATGGACGTTACTCAATCGAATTAAACCGTAACAGCAAGGTTATGTACCTGATGGTAGCTGGAACTTTCAACAATGAAAAGGTTGCCGAGTTTATTCGAGATTATAATTCTAATGTGGCATCCGTTGTTGCTTCTGAATTTGTACTTGAAATTGACGTAACTGATATGAAAGTACTGACTCAGGACATGATTCCACAAATGCAAGCATGTCACCAATTGTACCGGGAATCTGGTTTCAAGAAAGTTGTATTCGTGACTAACGGAAGTGCGCTGGTACAGAGTCAGATGGCACGTGTAGCTCGCATGGCAGATTTGAAGAATGTAGAATTTACACAAATGGCAACAAAATAAAAGGAACTACATAATTAAAAGACCTACGGGTCTTTTTTTATTTAGCGATTAACTCACACTTTTAGGTAGAGCAACACAATGACTATAATATCATATATGTGGCTGAAAGAAGCCTATTTATCTTATTGGAGGTCTTGCTGTGGTAGGTATTAAAATTCGCGATGTTGCTGTATATCATCCAGAAAAAGTTGTAGATAATGAATTCTACCTGAATCATTTTAAGGAAAAAGGGCGCGATATAGGTCACTTCCTTGAGGTAATGGGTAGAGATAAACGGTACGTTATTGACAACGACAGTGAAAGTACTTTAACTATGGGCATCGAAGCGGCGCGGCAAGTAATGGACAAATGCGGATTGACTGGTGAGGATATTGACATGATCGTATTCTCTACACAAGTTCCAGAAACTACATTCCCAACTAACGCAATTTACGTGCACCGGGCACTAAATGTAAAAAATGAATGTTCGTGCCAAGATTCTAATGCTAGTTGTGCAGGCATGACACTGGCTGTAGATAATACATCACGTTACATGTTATCGAGTAAAAACGTCAAACGGGCACTGATTGTTGGTTCAGATTATAATACATTATTGGCTAATCCGGATCAAGAAATCACTTATGCCAATTATGGTGATGCGGCATGTGCTTTGATTTTGGAGAAAGTTGAGGATGAGGTTGGATTTATCGATTCCGCTTATTATTCAGATCCAGTTCACAGCGATTTCATTCGTTACCCACAAAATGGACTTGCTGCTGAAACAAAATCAGACTCATTTAACAAGTACATTGATTGGCATCAGTTTGATGCAAGTGAATCTATTGGCGCATGTTACCATGTAATCGATAAAGTTTTACACGATAACGGATTAACAGCTTCTGATATTTCCGTCTTCTGTATGTCTCAATTCGCTCTGGTCAATATTCAAAAGGTTCAGGAACGTTTTGATATTCCTAATGAAAAAATCTCTTATGTTGGGGATGTTTACGGATATACGGGAACAAGTAGTCCTTTCATTGCGTATAGTGAAGCTTTGGATCAAGGGAAGATTAATCCTGGCGATTATATCCTTTTTTGTACTGTAGGCGCGGGTTATCAGTGGTCTGCTGTATTGTTTAAGGCATAGTAAACATAAAATATCCGCTCATATAATTATGGGCGGATAAAATGTATCCTATAACTATCCATATAATTAAGGGTTAGTAAGGATTAATAAGACTTGAATTAACCGAGACCTTTGATAGTATAGGATCATACTATCAAATTCGACCTAGGCTAATGCATGGCCTATTGGTTAAAGACGGGTCATAGCTCTATCGAGCAGTTCGAATCTGCATTAGTCGATCGGTTAGTTGAAGTCTTATTTATTTAAACGGGAGAATATCTATTTCTTCCGTTTTAGAATTTAAGGAGGAATTTA is a genomic window of Paenibacillus pabuli containing:
- a CDS encoding ketoacyl-ACP synthase III, whose product is MVGIKIRDVAVYHPEKVVDNEFYLNHFKEKGRDIGHFLEVMGRDKRYVIDNDSESTLTMGIEAARQVMDKCGLTGEDIDMIVFSTQVPETTFPTNAIYVHRALNVKNECSCQDSNASCAGMTLAVDNTSRYMLSSKNVKRALIVGSDYNTLLANPDQEITYANYGDAACALILEKVEDEVGFIDSAYYSDPVHSDFIRYPQNGLAAETKSDSFNKYIDWHQFDASESIGACYHVIDKVLHDNGLTASDISVFCMSQFALVNIQKVQERFDIPNEKISYVGDVYGYTGTSSPFIAYSEALDQGKINPGDYILFCTVGAGYQWSAVLFKA